The following proteins are co-located in the Apium graveolens cultivar Ventura chromosome 5, ASM990537v1, whole genome shotgun sequence genome:
- the LOC141723646 gene encoding plasma membrane ATPase 1-like produces MAEKPEVLEAVLKETVDLESIPIQEVFENLRCSRDGLTTTAAEERLAIFGYNKLEEKEESKFLKFLGFMWNPLSWVMEAAAIMAIALANGGGKAPDWQDFVGIITLLVINSTISFIEENNAGNAAAALMARLAPKAKVFRDGRWNEEDAAVLVPGDIISIKLGDIVPADARLLEGDPLKIDQSSLTGESLPVTKGPGDGVYSGSTCKQGEIDAVVIATGVHTFFGKAAYLVDSTNQVGHFQKVLTAIGNFCICSIAVGMVVEIIVQYPIQDRKYRPGIDNLLVLLIGGIPIAMPTVLSVTMAIGAHRLAQQGAITKRMTAIEEMAGMDVLCSDKTGTLTLNKLTVDKNLIEVFAKGIDADAVVLMAARASRTENQDAIDTAIVGMLADPKEARAGIQELHFLPFNPTDKRTALTYLDGEGKMHRVSKGAPEQILNLAHNKSDIDRRVHSIIDKFADRGLRSLAVSYQEVPEGRKESAGGPWQFIGLLPLFDPPRHDSAETIRRALNLGVNVKMITGDQLAIGKETGRRLGMGTNMYPSSALLGQNKDESIIALPVDELIEKADGFAGVFPEHKYEIVKRLQARKHICGMTGDGVNDAPALKKADIGIAVADATDAARSASDIVLTEPGLSVIISAVLTSRAIFQRMKNYTIYAVSITIRIVLGFMLLALIWKFDFPPFMVLIIAILNDGTIMTISKDRVKPSPMPDSWKLAEIFTTGIILGSYLAMMTVIFFWAAYKTDFFPSTFGVSSLEEQPFDTPERTKLISRKLASAIYLQVSTVSQALIFVTRSRSWSFVERPGLLLVAAFAVAQLIATLIAVYANWSFAAIEGIGWGWAGVIWLYNIVFYFPLDIIKFFIRYAISGRAWDLVLEQRVAFTRKKDFGREQRELRWAHAQRTLHGLEVPDTKMFSERSNVTELNQMAEEAKRRAEIAKLREMNTLKGHVESVIRMKGIDVETIQQSYTV; encoded by the exons ATGGCAGAAAAACCTGAAGTTCTTGAAGCTGTCCTTAAAGAAACTGTTGATTTG GAAAGTATACCAATACAGGAAGTTTTTGAGAATTTGAGGTGTAGCAGAGATGGGCTTACTACTACTGCTGCTGAAGAAAGATTAGCCATCTTTGGTTATAACAAGCTTGAGGAGAAAgag GAGAGCAAATTCCTCAAGTTTTTGGGTTTTATGTGGAACCCCCTTTCTTGGGTTATGGAAGCTGCTGCAATCATGGCAATTGCTCTAGCTAATGGAGGC GGAAAGGCTCCTGATTGGCAGGATTTTGTAGGGATCATTACGCTGCTCGTGATAAACTCAACTATCAGCTTTATAGAGGAGAACAATGCAGGCAATGCAGCCGCAGCCCTCATGGCACGTCTTGCTCCGAAAGCCAAG GTTTTTAGAGATGGAAGGTGGAATGAGGAAGATGCTGCTGTCTTGGTGCCTGGAGATATTATCAGCATAAAATTAGGAGATATAGTTCCTGCAGATGCTCGTTTACTTGAGGGCGATCCTTTGAAAATTGATCAG TCATCTTTGACTGGTGAGTCCCTTCCAGTAACAAAAGGGCCTGGGGATGGAGTGTACTCAGGTTCTACATGCAAACAGGGAGAAATTGATGCTGTGGTCATTGCCACTGGGGTTCATACCTTCTTCGGGAAAGCCGCTTACCTTGTTGATTCCACTAATCAAGTGGGCCACTTTCAGAAG GTGTTGACTGCGATTGGTAACTTTTGTATATGCTCTATTGCTGTGGGGATGGTGGTAGAGATTATTGTGCAGTATCCCATCCAAGACCGAAAGTATCGCCCTGGGATTGACAATCTTCTTGTGCTGCTTATTGGAGGAATTCCAATTGCTATGCCCACAGTTTTATCAGTAACAATGGCCATTGGTGCTCACAGATTGGCTCAGCAG GGAGCCATTACAAAAAGAATGACAGCAATAGAAGAGATGGCCGGCATGGACGTGCTTTGCAGTGACAAAACCGGAACTTTGACGTTAAACAAGCTCACCGTTGACAAAAACCTGATTGAG gtatttgcaaaaggaataGATGCAGATGCTGTTGTTCTTATGGCAGCTCGAGCCTCACGAACAGAAAACCAGGATGCAATAGATACTGCCATAGTTGGGATGCTGGCTGACCCAAAGGAG GCACGTGCTGGCATTCAGGAACTGCACTTCCTTCCTTTCAATCCAACTGACAAGCGCACAGCTTTAACTTATCTTGACGGGGAAGGTAAAATGCATCGGGTCAGCAAAGGTGCTCCAGAGCAG ATTCTAAATCTTGCACACAATAAGTCGGACATAGACCGCAGGGTTCATTCTATAATTGACAAATTTGCAGACCGGGGCTTGCGGTCACTTGCGGTATCATACCAG GAAGTTCCAGAGGGGAGAAAAGAAAGTGCTGGAGGACCTTGGCAGTTTATAGGTCTCTTGCCTCTGTTTGACCCACCCAGGCATGACAGTGCCGAAACAATAAGGAGGGCTTTGAACCTTGGAGTAAATGTGAAAATGATCACAG GGGACCAACTTGCAATAGGAAAAGAAACTGGACGGCGCTTGGGAATGGGAACCAACATGTATCCTTCGTCTGCTTTGTTAGGGCAGAACAAGGATGAGTCAATTATTGCGTTACCAGTTGATGAACTCATAGAGAAAGCAGATGGTTTTGCTGGCGTTTTCCCTG AGCACAAGTATGAGATAGTGAAGCGTTTGCAAGCTAGAAAACACATTTGTGGAATGACCGGCGATGGAGTTAATGATGCCCCTGCTCTCAAAAAAGCTGACATAGGGATTGCAGTGGCGGATGCCACTGACGCAGCTCGTAGTGCGTCTGATATCGTTCTCACTGAACCTGGCCTCAGTGTCATCATTAGTGCCGTTTTGACAAGTAGGGCAATCTTTCAAAGAATGAAAAATTATACG ATATATGCAGTATCCATAACAATACGTATAGTG cttggttttatgcttttggcgTTGATATGGAAATTTGACTTTCCACCTTTCATGGTGCTAATCATTGCGATTCTCAATGATG GAACCATCATGACAATCTCTAAGGATAGGGTGAAGCCATCTCCTATGCCAGATAGCTGGAAGCTGGCTGAGATCTTTACAACAGGCATTATACTTGGAAGTTACTTAGCTATGATGACGGTTATATTCTTTTGGGCTGCATACAAAACTGACTTCTTTCCC AGTACTTTTGGCGTGTCTTCACTTGAAGAGCAACCTTTTGATACACCTGAAAGGACTAAACTTATCTCCCGAAAGCTTGCTTCAGCTATATATCTTCAAGTGAGCACTGTAAGTCAGGCTCTTATATTTGTTACACGATCTCGTAGTTGGTCTTTCGTAGAGCGTCCTGGCTTGTTGCTTGTTGCTGCTTTTGCGGTTGCTCAGCTG ATTGCTACTTTGATTGCTGTTTATGCAAATTGGAGTTTTGCTGCGATCGAGGGAATTGGATGGGGTTGGGCTGGTGTGATTTGGCTTTACAATATTGTCTTCTACTTTCCACTTGATATCATAAAGTTCTTTATCCGATATGCTATAAGTGGGAGGGCCTGGGATCTTGTTCTTGAGCAAAGG GTTGCTTTCACCAGGAAGAAAGATTTCGGAAGGGAACAAAGGGAGCTTAGATGGGCACATGCACAAAGAACCCTTCATGGGCTTGAAGTACCAGACACCAAAATGTTTAGTGAGCGAAGCAACGTTACTGAGCTCAATCAGATGGCCGAAGAAGCCAAAAGAAGAGCAGAAATTGCCAA GTTGAGAGAGATGAACACACTGAAGGGTCATGTTGAATCAGTGATAAGAATGAAGGGCATTGATGTGGAGACAATTCAGCAATCATACACTGTCTGA